The Streptomyces europaeiscabiei genome window below encodes:
- a CDS encoding helix-turn-helix domain-containing protein produces the protein MRTNPTGRQLRFGAELRKLRERASLSATEAGQLLGIKQTQVSNMEAGRVGVSPERLRTIACHYDCSDKALVEAMAAMTSDRKRGWWETYRELLPTPLVDLAELEHHAKSLRDAITARIPGLLQTREYALEIFRKAVTELSPPDIEHRLSFRIKRQAILFREDDPTPYEAVIHEAALRMRVGGSTVARQQLQHLLDMSDRPHITLRAITFDAGAYPGSGQSIHYAFAHVPQLDTVYLDQSHGLAFLDAEAQLHKYRTLFDRIEAVTLAPEKTRDLIHNVMREL, from the coding sequence GTGAGGACCAACCCGACGGGCAGACAACTCCGCTTCGGCGCAGAGCTGCGCAAACTCCGGGAGCGAGCGAGCCTGAGCGCCACGGAAGCCGGTCAACTCCTGGGCATCAAACAGACGCAGGTCAGCAACATGGAGGCCGGCCGCGTGGGAGTGAGCCCCGAGCGCCTGCGCACGATCGCCTGCCACTACGACTGCTCTGACAAGGCCCTGGTCGAGGCGATGGCGGCCATGACGTCGGACCGGAAGCGAGGCTGGTGGGAGACCTACCGCGAGCTGCTCCCGACGCCGCTGGTCGACCTGGCCGAACTGGAGCACCACGCCAAGTCGTTGCGCGACGCCATCACAGCCCGCATCCCTGGCCTGCTCCAGACCCGCGAGTACGCCCTTGAGATCTTCCGCAAAGCGGTCACCGAACTCTCACCGCCCGACATCGAGCACCGGCTCTCGTTCCGCATCAAGCGGCAGGCGATTCTCTTCCGTGAGGATGACCCGACTCCGTACGAGGCGGTCATCCACGAGGCCGCCTTGCGCATGCGGGTCGGCGGTTCCACGGTTGCCCGACAGCAGTTGCAACACCTGCTCGACATGAGCGACCGACCCCACATCACCCTGCGCGCGATCACCTTCGACGCCGGCGCCTACCCGGGGTCCGGGCAGTCGATCCACTACGCCTTCGCCCACGTGCCACAGCTGGACACCGTCTATCTCGACCAGTCCCACGGCCTGGCGTTCCTCGACGCCGAGGCGCAGTTGCACAAGTACCGCACGCTGTTCGACCGGATCGAAGCCGTCACACTCGCTCCCGAGAAGACCCGAGACCTCATCCACAACGTGATGCGAGAGCTGTGA
- a CDS encoding DUF397 domain-containing protein encodes MTPRWQKSSYCSEGASCVHISTGPATIHMTESADPTRATLTTTPSSFRALLHALKLDKEPTRV; translated from the coding sequence ATGACCCCACGCTGGCAGAAGTCCTCGTACTGCTCCGAGGGCGCCTCCTGCGTCCACATATCCACCGGCCCCGCCACCATCCACATGACCGAATCCGCCGACCCCACCCGAGCCACCCTCACCACCACCCCCTCCTCCTTCCGAGCCCTCCTCCACGCACTCAAACTCGACAAGGAACCCACCCGTGTCTGA
- a CDS encoding DUF397 domain-containing protein: MSDIPPDLDWIRAAPEDATGPGPWIELAFGEGQGEDDPEALVYIRETSDPDNVVTTNRRKWDAFVLGVQAGEFDHFVEGVEGFEPTKK; this comes from the coding sequence GTGTCTGACATCCCCCCGGACCTCGACTGGATCCGCGCCGCCCCCGAGGACGCGACGGGCCCCGGCCCCTGGATCGAGCTGGCCTTCGGGGAGGGGCAGGGCGAGGACGACCCCGAAGCCCTCGTCTACATCCGCGAGACCAGCGACCCGGACAACGTCGTGACGACGAACCGCCGGAAGTGGGACGCGTTCGTACTGGGCGTACAGGCGGGGGAGTTCGACCACTTCGTGGAGGGTGTGGAAGGGTTCGAGCCGACGAAGAAGTAG